A DNA window from Undibacterium sp. YM2 contains the following coding sequences:
- a CDS encoding response regulator transcription factor produces the protein MIKVILVDDQMLVRSGIRGLLNLTDDIRVVAEATNGKEAIAVIRQTQADVLLLDVRMPVCTGIELLQTQSDLPPTILLTTFDDDDVLFAGMRAGARGFLLKDISPERLAEGIRRVATGATLFRPALTERNRASYETPGTTKASEDKRLRDSLTEREIETLALMAAGLNNHEIATAMGLGEGTIKNHVSSILSKLAVRDRMRAALRGIELGCI, from the coding sequence ATGATAAAAGTGATTCTGGTCGATGACCAGATGCTGGTGCGTAGTGGCATACGCGGCTTGCTGAATCTGACCGACGATATCCGAGTCGTTGCTGAAGCTACCAATGGCAAGGAAGCGATTGCCGTCATCCGGCAAACCCAGGCTGATGTGCTCTTGCTCGATGTACGCATGCCTGTATGTACCGGCATAGAATTACTGCAAACCCAGAGTGACTTGCCCCCGACCATACTGCTGACGACTTTCGATGATGATGATGTGCTGTTTGCTGGCATGCGCGCAGGTGCCAGGGGATTTTTGCTCAAGGATATTTCGCCGGAAAGACTGGCCGAAGGCATACGTCGTGTCGCGACGGGTGCCACCTTGTTCCGCCCTGCATTGACAGAGCGTAATCGTGCATCCTACGAAACCCCAGGCACCACCAAAGCCAGTGAAGACAAACGCCTACGTGACAGCCTGACAGAACGTGAAATCGAAACCCTGGCCCTGATGGCGGCAGGATTGAATAATCATGAAATTGCAACGGCAATGGGCCTGGGAGAGGGAACCATCAAAAACCATGTGTCCAGTATCTTGTCCAAATTAGCTGTACGTGACCGCATGCGCGCCGCCTTGCGTGGTATAGAACTTGGCTGTATTTGA
- a CDS encoding sensor histidine kinase produces MKKVILKFARHRAVIAGVALSLFIAGLESLLLWLRGAQADDMHSLLGQAAIWTATQFSPAPSLTRAGSDRNELIHSLFFYSYTLFSLGFAVLLWVRTRHVHLLAADKPARAADTISLSLQLAIGLGVNSAFLYIVAAELAFLYPLRKSLLWLLIQMLLHAGIAIWSAAAVIDTDANMRIFLLYQGGELVLQIMVFAACHVSVLERRGRLQLAKANAELLATQSLLTETVRVSERMRIARDLHDIVGHHLTALNLHLNLALRQTEEARLESLNLSSELAGSLLAEVRDIVSNERREQDIDLRHALESLCAGIPQPKIQLSFTGALKLHTPAGAHTLFCCIQESISNTMRHSLATDMRIDLTSNESGKAIQVLIHDNGQGCQQLKEGNGLQGMRERIAELGGSLLATNHPEAGFMLKINIPNERTPA; encoded by the coding sequence TTGAAGAAAGTCATACTCAAGTTTGCTCGCCATCGCGCAGTCATTGCGGGTGTAGCGTTGAGCCTTTTCATTGCAGGTCTGGAAAGCCTGCTATTGTGGCTACGCGGTGCACAGGCCGACGACATGCACAGCCTGCTTGGTCAAGCCGCAATCTGGACAGCCACACAATTTAGCCCAGCGCCCAGCCTGACCAGGGCCGGATCAGACAGAAATGAGCTGATTCATTCTTTATTTTTCTACAGCTATACGCTATTCAGTCTCGGGTTTGCGGTCTTGCTATGGGTGCGCACCCGCCATGTCCATCTCCTTGCAGCAGATAAGCCCGCCAGGGCCGCAGATACGATATCGCTGTCATTGCAGCTGGCTATAGGGCTGGGCGTCAATTCTGCTTTTTTATATATAGTCGCCGCTGAACTGGCTTTTCTCTATCCACTCAGGAAAAGCTTGCTGTGGCTGCTTATACAAATGCTGCTGCATGCAGGCATTGCCATCTGGTCTGCCGCTGCTGTCATCGATACAGATGCAAATATGCGTATCTTCCTGCTGTATCAGGGTGGTGAACTGGTCTTGCAAATCATGGTGTTTGCAGCATGCCATGTCAGCGTACTGGAGCGGCGTGGCCGTTTGCAACTGGCCAAAGCCAATGCAGAATTATTGGCAACACAATCCTTGCTGACAGAAACTGTGCGCGTCTCTGAACGCATGCGCATAGCCCGTGATTTGCATGACATTGTCGGGCACCACCTGACAGCCCTGAACCTGCATCTGAACCTGGCCTTGCGACAAACAGAAGAAGCCAGGCTGGAGTCACTGAACCTGTCTTCAGAACTGGCGGGTAGTTTGCTGGCCGAGGTCAGGGATATCGTTAGCAATGAAAGGCGCGAACAGGACATAGATTTGCGCCATGCACTGGAGAGCTTGTGCGCAGGTATTCCGCAACCCAAGATACAACTGAGTTTTACCGGAGCACTCAAGCTGCACACGCCTGCCGGCGCGCATACCTTGTTTTGCTGCATACAAGAATCCATCAGCAATACCATGCGTCATTCGCTCGCCACTGACATGCGCATAGACCTGACGTCGAATGAAAGTGGGAAAGCAATACAAGTCCTGATACATGACAATGGCCAGGGCTGCCAGCAATTAAAAGAAGGCAATGGTTTGCAAGGCATGCGCGAAAGAATTGCAGAACTTGGCGGCAGCTTGCTCGCCACGAATCATCCCGAAGCTGGCTTCATGCTGAAGATCAATATACCCAATGAAAGGACGCCGGCATGA